TGTGTGAGCTGGCTGCTGCCAGTGCTTTTGCACGTCCATATCCGCTCTCCATACCTGCGCAGTCGGGCTTCATACTCTCTGAACAAAAGGGTTAAGGACAAACAACACACTTCAACACTACATCACTTCCAGCTCTTCTGGAACTTCTGAAGTCTCAAGCAGCATGCACTTCTAAAGCAGAGCTGATCAAGCGGTGTCAGCACTGCCATCCGTTCTTTATGAGAGAGACTCATTCATAAATAATGCATGCAGCACAGCAGCTCAataattaaagggccagcagcagCAGACCCTGCCTGAACATTTTCATATGTAAATTTGCAATTAAGTACAGGCAGCAAAAGAGAAGAGCCTTAGAAAAATTGATATTACAGGCCCTCTGAAAGAGTAAAACAATTTCAGAGGCAAGATAAAAACTTGtgcagaaaatattttgaatgaataCGCCGATTCATTATGCTcagaatcttcctgaagcagtgttttgaaatcggccatcactaaataagtcattattttgttttttttggcacaccaaaaatattcttgtcgctttataatattaacattgaactactgtactcacatgaactgatttaaatgtgtttagtacctttatggatcttgagagaggaaatgtcattgctggctatggaggcctcactaaaccatcggatttcaacaaaaatatcttaatttgcgttccgaagattaatgaaggtcttatggatgtggaacggcatgagggtgagtaataaattacattattttcatttttgggtgaactaaccctttaattagaCAAGTAAAATGCTGATCTCAATAAGCccaaatattgtattattaatcAATATATAACCTCATGAATCTATCACATCATCTGAATGCTAGAGCCTCAAAACCATGTGTGTTTCAAACACTAATTTGGCAAATCTAGGACATAAAACAGGTAAATTTACTATTTTTTGATGCTGGACCTACAGAAACAAGCGTAAAGTTCAAGCACGTGATTAAAACTCTAAAACGAGTCAGAAAGACAGTTTTCGATTAGTACAACTTGCATCTGTGAGCTAACAATTAAACTGCCCTCCATCCTATGGCCTTCTTCCCGAAGCCCCGCCCTCCACAAACACGTCAGCCAATCCGATGTCACAAAACCCGACCGCAAGAGAGATTGAGAGGCAGTGAGAGTTTCTGATTGGCTAGTTTTCTGATTCCGTAACACATGCGGGTCAGGGTCACTCATTTTTTATACTGTTTACAGAAACAGGTGTGGTTCGTCAGGAAACCTGCTACAGTGACATCTGTCAAATAACTGATTTGGTCTATAAATAAAACACTCTTACCCGaattaaagatttatatttgAGCAAATATCTAGTCAGatttacaaaaacatcaaatagcacacaaaaatgcatttaacaGCATAAATCAAACGGACTAATATAGTAATATCGAGGTAGATGAAGCCCTGAAGTTCAGCTCTACTCATCTTGTCAGTCACGACCAAATTCACGTGGCGTGCGGTGAACATTTCGCGCGCAAACGACCTCGCGCAGCAGCTGCGCATGAACTCGCACTTCTTTCCCCTCCAGTAGCAGCCTGAGCTGAAACTATTTATACAATCATAACCACACACTCCCAGCATACAGATAACTATCACAGTCTCAATCTATAAACTCACGTCACGCATATCCCTGAACCGTAAAGGAGAGCGCGCGACTGTTACACAAGATTGAGTCATGGCAGTTTGGATGAGAAACTGTTAAGCCAGACGTCACACAAGCACTGTGCGTCCTGGAGCTAGCTCGCTAACACTAGCTCGCTCTAAAATGCACACAGGACAACAACAACCTCTCAATAACATGAATTTCACCACTCAAAACCAGACAAATACAGCATTCAGCCCTGCCTTAAGAGTTTAACCGTGGATGAGCTAAACGTCATGGTCACCTTTAGCAGGTTAGCGTTACAATGAGATGCAGCGCGCGAGATGAAAACAATAATAAACGCTTAAATGTGCGCACGGTGCTCGTACGCGCTCAGAATTCACGATCCGCGTGGAAACGACAGCTCGAGACTTTTACGGGCACGCGTTTGTATGTTCGGTGCATGCAAGTGGATGGTGGAGGCAGCGAGAAAGGATACTCTTTGTTCCTGAAGGCCTCTTTAGTGTGCTCGATGGTGAACACCTCCTCTCCTGGGCCCGGCGGCTCCGACAGCGGCTTAACCAACGGGTACGGCTTCCGGCCTAGCAACGGTGCCATCGCGTGCGGGCTGCGGTGGTCCTGGATGTGTCGGCAAAGTGAACTACTGAACTAACCCACCGCTCAATCTCAGCTTAAACTGAATATGGAGTGAAATCCGCGCGTCTCAGCGGCGTAGCATGGAGGTTAGGCTAGCGCGCGCTGCTGTGCTCACTTTTTATGAAGCGcgtgaaaacaaaaccaaaccaaacaacGGCTTTACTGGTCAGTTACATCTCCTGTGGGAAATCCATTTGTTTGGGGGAGCCGGTGGGGTCATGGTGAGATGGTTGAAAAGAGCGTAAGAAGCGAGCAGAAGCTCCTCCTGTGTGCCGGGGATGGAAGCGCGAAAGGCGGCCCGTCAGAGCTGGTATGGCGGGCTTTCTAATGCCGCTCAGGTCCGTGTTGCTGTCGATTCTCCAGGCCAAAGCGACGTACCAATCCCTTTCCCGTAGCGACTATAGACCGCGTAGATACTGTTTTGAGGGACGTGCTGAttacataaacaaacaacagGGTTTATAGCTGATTGAAAAATGGCGGGAGTTCCTGCTACACCGGCAACATTCCGTACAACCTCAAAACTCCGTTACCCCGGTAGCAAGCAGCGACGCAAGAATAAGTCCCACCCATCGTCTACAACTATTGGTTCTAAAAAGCTACGACAACGACTGAGGGATTTCATTGGTCGCCTGAACTGTCAGTTATACAACTCCATCTTTTGACAAAGGAACACCCCTCAATCATATATATAAGGAGTGTTTGGAAGCGTGGCTAGAGGTCAGTTTGTGGTAAATTTATAGATAATTTCAAAATGACAGTATGCAATTTCGCTTtcgcattattttattttttgtaagaaCATAATTTATAAAGCCTAATTCCTTGCGTTTAGCAGAATTGAGCAACGGTTTGAGAATTTAAATAGAGACAATAGAGCGTGCACACGACACTTTTGATCCAATTAAAGAGACAGCcttgattaaaatgttaatgctACTCTTGGCAGTGGAGACAGTGTACTATATCgtcttatatattttttaaggcagcatatgaaataataaagcATTGTCTTAAGCATATACTAACACTAAATTTGAACCTTAATCACTCTATTGaaaattttatcattatttgaaACCAATATTGGGCAATcgcccttaaagggttagttcacccaaaaatgaaaacaatgtaattaattactcaccctcatgtcgttctacacccgtgataccttcgttaatcttcggaacacaaattaagatatttttggtgaaatccgatggctcagtgaggcctgcatagccagcaatggcatttcctctctcaagatctattaatgtactaaaaacatatttaaatcagttcatgtgagtatagtggttcaatattaatattataaagcaacgagaatattttttgtgcgccaaaaaaacaaaataatgactttttaacaatatctagtgatggctgatttaaaaaaactgctccggagcgttatgaatcttttgagtcgaattagtgattcggatcgcgtgtcaaaccaccaaacggctgaaatcacgtgactttagcgctccgaaccgctgattcgattcgtaaagctccaaagcttcatgaagcagtgttttgaaaatcgaccatcattagatattgttaaaaagtcgttattttgttttttggcgcacaaaaaaatattctcatcacttaataatattaaggtagaaccaatgTACTTACATGAGCTGATTTAAATACGTTCTtaagagaggaagtaccattgctgtctatgcaggcctggctgagccatcagatttcaacaaaaatatctttaatttgtgttctgaagatgaacgaaggtgtggaacgacatgaggatgagtaattaatgacagaattgtcatttttgggtgaactaaccctttaaaatgatgATTTATGATGATTAGGAATCTTGTACACTGCACTGATTTTCATATGCAGAATAGTGTTCTATCTCTACATACAACATTGCAAAGGATGCATCagagaaaataatcaaataaatccaAAGTGGTTTTATTTTCAGGTACATTTTTACCAGTTTATGGATCATACAAACATATGTctttattatttgaaaaatacttCAAAGACTATGGAAAGTGGaagtttttgtatttaaaatacaaatctgTAGGTGACCTTACCATTTATAAAAGATAAGCattcctttaaaaacaaaacaaaaaagttcaGTAATTGGATGCAGtacaatgaaaaataataaacaaatcaaGAAATAGATAACAGATGTTATTTAAAATTGCCCTAAACTTcatgcatttaatattttttacaataaagcaaagtaaaaaagccaaaaaaagttatttgtaCAATCTTTAGGGGTGccgcaaacacaaaacaaaataaaatgttcaaaattcAACTGTTTTGTCATACCAATCATCACTCCATGCAGTCACATGTATTATACTGATAAAGGTCTTTCTCAATTTAGATTGAGAAACAtgcaatttaacattttatttttatgtaatacAAACCTTCATAAGAAAATACCTGAAAAGACCCAAGTAAAATctttttatgtacaaaaaaaaaaaaaaactgtagctTGTTTCTTGATCACAAAAGTGAATTTCAGGCATTTGGCAGGCTGTAAAACGTCTCTTAAATGTACAGTTCAGCATAATGGTGCTAACTGAGAGTTGAGTTTTGCTCAGTGCAAACTCTTTTAAGTGGTGGGGCTCCAATCACCTCCTCTTCCTCCTATGAAAAACAGTAATGTCACACCTGGCATGCTTTCAACAATGTTGCTTTGAAAAAAGCAAAATCAGGTTTGCATAATATCTACATATTATGAGAATTTATATAAGGACTAGTAGACGTTACCTGATTAGAGAGAGACAACACATCTTCTTTAATTAGAGTCGGGGGCTCATCCGTGACCTCGCTGCTGGTCGTTGATGCCTCTAAATATGGGGTTTGATCATAAAAAGCCAAGTAAAATACTAGTATGTAATGTGAAATGAAGGATGCATAGTCATTAATGCACtacaaatgtaataattttacatACTTTGGTGAATCTCAAGAACAAGTCTTATTTCATCCCAAAATTAAAAGCAAGGAATAGGAAATGTCTGTTTTAGGAgcattatttttgcattattttcagAACGACTGCAAATTCTCAATAcagtaatgcaaaaaaaaaaccctgattgGTGTTATTGTTACACATATCGGtatttaaaggcacagtattGAGCGTGGAATTATGGGAGATgttgtcttcacctcacagccggtggaaaagaatccgatgggactcgggcagaaatcatgttcattgaTGAGATTAtaaatgttactgtagtatgaagcagagcagggccgtGTGCTGTGTTAGCAGAAACGAGggcgctggagcgattgctaatgagagaaaCGAGCGCGACACACGCCCcgagagcagcggaacttttattatgccacagtcgctgcttctgcttcttccggtcatgagtatgtgGGGCAACGCAGCGCTattttatcatatttgatacatttgaatgttttgaaaatgatgttataacgttactctgtgcgtttgctatgagacacttgttgcacactgaaGTAAGCTAGATTGATATTAGAAGATCATATTAagaaaaatcaagaaaacgagattcaaacaataagactatgATTAgatttctgtctataaatgttaCTGAACAATTGTcttataaaacaaataatatattaaagcatcttctgtgttttcatggtttctacaaaataaaaccggaaatcgagggtaacacatgtatgatgtcattgataggcgacgcacggacaTGATCTGTGTCCtagttaaaattgcttatttctctggatttaaacattcttggaaacatttgggataatgtaattacacaagtcaacaaaataaataatacttttagTGGATTtcggatattttaatccaaaaattgtgcctttaaataaaatatatcactgtattaaatataaatatatttgaaaaagcattttgtaggtgaaaaaacaacaacataaatttaatattattcgGAACATACCTGTAAAACTAATTTGCATTTGCTCTGAATACCAATTCCATTTATTTACTTTGTCAATTAGGTAAATGGTCATTTTTACTGAGTGTTTTCACTGGTCTGTCTCACCTCTCTCCCCCTCCATGCTCTCCTGTCCCAGGGTGGGCGGCTGGGAATCCTCTGTACGGAAGTAAGATGGATGGGAAGGGCTCACTGCCTCACTCACATGCTGTGGACTGGAGTTGCTGCTGCTGTCCACTTTTGTATTAGACTGATAGGCATCTGATAGGAAACTCTGGTTGCTGTTGTCATCTGTTTATGTtgtcaaaaacacatttatgtgCAGTATTATGAagaaatatgtaaataatgttCAAGTACTTCAGCATAAAAAGCATGTTAAAATAGGTATGCAAACAACATGGTCAAGGTAGTAGGTAATTTAAGTAACTAGAGTATAGAAGCACAGCCCAATGATGCCTTACATTAAATAGAGGATGTTCTGAGTTGTTTACAGAGGAAATATTAAGCCTCCTTGTGTCTGACATAAACATAACCTGTATTACCTTGAAAATCCAGTAGCACGGAACGGGCATTTTCCAACACTACATCTGTAGGAAAGCCCTTCAGTTCCCTCACTGCAGTACCTGACACTTTAGGCTTGTATATCTATGAGAAAGAAACAAGACATTTTGAACATGCagactatatttatatatatgggATC
The Megalobrama amblycephala isolate DHTTF-2021 linkage group LG19, ASM1881202v1, whole genome shotgun sequence DNA segment above includes these coding regions:
- the bcl7bb gene encoding B-cell CLL/lymphoma 7 protein family member B-B, giving the protein MKSRETKTKTGRDQVADGGRQEKEEDLDKLIKPIKMSGRSVRAETRSRAKDDIKKVMAAIERVRRWEKKWVTVGDTSLRIFKWVPVTETKQIYKPKVSGTAVRELKGFPTDVVLENARSVLLDFQDDNSNQSFLSDAYQSNTKVDSSSNSSPQHVSEAVSPSHPSYFRTEDSQPPTLGQESMEGEREASTTSSEVTDEPPTLIKEDVLSLSNQEEEEVIGAPPLKRVCTEQNSTLS